The following are encoded together in the Cicer arietinum cultivar CDC Frontier isolate Library 1 chromosome 2, Cicar.CDCFrontier_v2.0, whole genome shotgun sequence genome:
- the LOC101489662 gene encoding uncharacterized protein: MANAWKKDKPSRLLSPKLLILLFSSTLLLLFLFFAFLTPHPSNPNPNFLTLNTHLFSNSISPFDCIKSPQAHPIVEGVRYPFLFSLSDFGNLPDKPHKNIVRLLKGKPFRKPDISVTIHEVLEKAKSEGTNGFVVDVDANVGMVSFAAAAMGFRVLAFEPIFENLQKICEGIYFNRVGDVGANVGSVVVVGDEVKVEVSEIAREKKVDQVESFVDETVERNVEGGDGGHVDRVVKEEEIHNDFRVHE, encoded by the coding sequence ATGGCAAATGCCTGGAAAAAAGATAAACCCTCTCGACTACTCTCTCCGAAGTTACTCATTTTACTCTTTTCTTCCACTCTCCTCTTACTATTCCTATTCTTCGCATTCCTTACCCCTCATCCCTCAAATCCTAACCCTAATTTCCTCACTCTCAATACCCACCTcttctcaaattcaatttccCCTTTCGATTGCATCAAATCACCTCAAGCCCACCCCATCGTCGAAGGCGTTCGTTACCCGTTTCTATTTTCGCTTTCCGATTTCGGAAATCTACCTGATAAGCCACACAAGAACATCGTGAGATTGCTCAAAGGGAAGCCTTTTCGAAAACCTGATATATCGGTGACTATTCATGAGGTTCTTGAGAAGGCTAAAAGTGAGGGAACAAATGGGTTTGTTGTAGATGTTGATGCTAATGTTGGTATGGTGAGTTTTGCTGCTGCTGCTATGGGGTTCCGTGTTTTGGCGTTTGAGCCTATTTTTGAGAATTTGCAGAAGATTTGTGAAGGAATTTACTTTAATAGAGTTGGGGATGTTGGTGCTAATGTTGgtagtgttgttgttgttggtgatGAAGTGAAAGTTGAGGTGTCTGAAATTGCAAGGGAGAAGAAAGTGGATCAAGTTGAGAGCTTTGTTGATGAAACTGTTGAGCGCAATGTTGAGGGGGGAGATGGAGGCCATGTTGATCGTGTTGTTAAGGAGGAAGAAATCCataatgattttagggttcatgagtga